In a single window of the Zea mays cultivar B73 chromosome 5, Zm-B73-REFERENCE-NAM-5.0, whole genome shotgun sequence genome:
- the LOC103626216 gene encoding BTB/POZ and MATH domain-containing protein 1 — translation MSSTSVSGGGGRKRSRSASAIIADTACGHHILRIDGYSRTKVVPTGAYLKSRPFTIGGHRWHIDYHPNGHDPDTKDYISLFLVLEEPASGSTAKGVKAQQRFRFVGEVPEEEELPAVLLAAEEVSNYGSHRGWGDARFVRREDFEKSEHLKNDSFAVRCDIVVAINEFRGEDETAAFVSVPPPDLHRHLGELLQTGQGADVVFEAGGETFPAHRCVLAARSPVFAAEFFGAMEESKSGSAVHIHDMEARVFKALLHFTYTDLFWKTNEVEEEEEDDVMAQHLLVAADRYNLPRLKLICEDKLCKYINVGTVATILALAEQHHCHGLKKACFRFLSSPENLKVAVASESFDHLSKNCPSVMKELVAMLGTLLE, via the coding sequence ATGTCGTCCACCTCggtgagcggcggcggcggccggaagAGGTCGCGATCGGCCTCCGCCATCATCGCCGACACGGCCTGCGGGCACCACATCCTCAGGATTGACGGCTATTCCCGCACCAAGGTGGTTCCAACCGGAGCGTACCTCAAGTCCCGACCTTTTACCATCGGCGGTCACCGCTGGCACATCGACTATCACCCCAACGGCCACGACCCCGACACCAAAGACTACATCTCCCTCTTCCTCGTCCTCGAGGAGCCCGCCTCCGGCTCAACAGCGAAGGGGGTGAAGGCTCAGCAGCGTTTTCGTTTCGTCGGTGAGGTGCCGGAAGAGGAGGAGCTGCCGGCGGTGTTGTTAGCGGCGGAGGAGGTGAGCAACTATGGGAGCCACCGTGGATGGGGGGATGCGAGGTTCGTCAGGAGGGAGGATTTTGAGAAGTCAGAGCACCTAAAGAACGATTCTTTCgccgtccggtgtgacatcgtcgTCGCAATCAACGAGTTCCGCGGCGAGGACGAGACGGCCGCCTTCGTGTCCGTGCCTCCGCCCGACCTACACCGACACCTCGGCGAACTCCTGCAGACCGGGCAGGGCGCCGATGTGGTGTTTGAGGCCGGCGGTGAGACATTCCCCGCGCATAGGTGCGTGCTCGCGGCTCGGTCGCCGGTCTTCGCTGCAGAGTTCTTTGGCGCGATGGAGGAGAGTAAAAGCGGCAGTGCGGTCCACATTCACGACATGGAGGCTCGGGTCTTCAAGGCTTTGCTTCATTTCACATATACTGACTTGTTTTGGAAAACGAatgaagttgaagaggaagaggaaGACGATGTCATGGCTCAGCACCTGCTTGTTGCAGCAGACAGGTATAACTTGCCAAGATTGAAGCTCATATGTGAAGATAAATTATGCAAGTACATTAATGTGGGAACGGTGGCAACCATATTGGCACTAGCCGAGCAGCACCATTGCCATGGATTGAAGAAGGCATGCTTTCGTTTCCTTAGCTCCCCGGAGAATTTGAAGGTAGCCGTGGCAAGTGAAAGCTTCGATCATTTGAGCAAGAATTGCCCCTCTGTTATGAAGGAGTTGGTTGCCATGCTCGGCACCTTACTTGAGTAA